Sequence from the Mycobacterium florentinum genome:
CCACGGCGACCGGAAGGGCTGTTTGCGCTGGTGGCCGTAACAGTGGTGCCGAGCACTAAGCACCCGTGTAACACGGTATTAACAGCAATTGCCTACTGTTCGTCGTATGGATCGACAGAAGGAGTTCGTCCTCCGCACGCTGGAGGAACGCGACATTCGCTTCGTCCGGCTCTGGTTCACCGATGTGCTGGGGTACCTCAAGTCGGTCGCCATCGCCCCGGCCGAACTCGAGGGCGCCTTCGAGGAAGGCATCGGGTTCGATGGATCCTCGATCGAGGGCTTCTCCCGGGTTTCGGAATCCGACACCGTGGCAAACCCGGACCCGTCGACCTTCCAAGTGCTGCCCTGGGCGTCGCCCAGCGGCCACCACCACTCGGCGCGGATGTTCTGCGACATCACCATGCCGGACGGCTCGCCGTCCTGGGCCGACCCCCGGCACGTGCTGCGCCGCCAGCTGCAGAAGGCCAACGACCTTGGCTTTTCCTGCTACGTGCACCCCGAAATCGAATTCTTCTTGCTCAAACCCGGTCCCGACGACGGCACGCCGCCGGTGCCCGTCGACAACGCCGGCTACTTCGACCAGGCGATCCACGACTCCGCATCCAACTTCCGCCGGCACGCGATCGAGGCGCTCGAATTCATGGGCATCTCGGTGGAGTTCAGCCACCACGAGGGCGCGCCCGGCCAGCAGGAGATCGACCTGCGATTCGCCGACGCGCTATCGATGGCCGACAACGTGATGACGTTCCGCTACGTCATTAAAGAAGTCGCGATCGAAAATGGTGCGCGGGCGTCGTTCATGCCCAAGCCATTCGGCGAACACCCGGGCTCGGCCATGCACACCCACATGAGCCTGTTCGAGGGCGACGTCAACGCCTTCCACAGTCCCGACGACCCGCTGCAGCTTTCCGACGTGGGCAAGTCGTTCATCGCCGGGATTCTCGAGCATGCCTCCGAGATCAGCGCGGTCACCAATCAATGGGTCAACTCGTATAAGCGCCTGGTTCATGGCGGCGAGGCGCCGACCGCGGCGTCGTGGGGCGCGGCCAACCGGTCCGCTCTGGTGCGGGTGCCGATGTACACCCCGCACAAGACGTCGTCGCGGCGCATCGAAGTTCGCAGCCCCGACTCGGCGTGCAACCCCTACCTGGCGTTCGCCGTGCTGCTGGCCGCCGGACTGCGCGGGGTGGAGAAGGGTTATGTGCTGGGCCCGCAGGCCGAGGACAACGTTTGGGATCTCACCCCCGAAGAGCGCCGCACGATGGGCTACCGCGAACTGCCCACCAGCCTCGACAGTGCGCTGCACGCCATGGAGGCCTCCGAGCTGGTCGCGGAAACGTTGGGGGAGCACGTCTTTGACTTCTTCCTACGCAACAAGCGCACGGAGTGGGCGAACTACCGCAGCCACGTCACGCCGTACGAGCTGAGCACCTACCTGTCGCTGTAGCTCACACGGGGTGCCGCTTGGTCTAAGAGATCGGCGGGTTGCGCTACCGTTTTGGTCGTGACCCGACCAACGACTGAGCGCCCGAAGCTGCCCAGCGTCGGCCGGCTCGGGTTGGTCGACCCGCCCGCCAGTGAGCGTCTGGCGCAACTGGGCTGGACAGCCCGGGACGACAAGGCACACGTCGACCTGTTGTGGGCGTTGTCGCGGGCGCCCGATCCCGACGCCGCACTGCGCGCCCTGGTTCGGCTCGCCGAGAACCCGGACACCGGGTGGGACGAGCTCAACGCCGCGCTGCTCAGCGAACGCGCCCTGCGCGGGCGGCTGTTCTCGGTGCTGGGGTCGTCGCTGGCCCTCGGTGACCATCTGGTCGCCAACCCGAAGTCCTGGAAACTGCTGCGGGGCAAGGTCAAACTGCCGACCCGCGACGAGCTGCACCAGGCATTCGTCGACTGCGTGAACGACGCGCTGGCCGAGCCGAATTCGGTGGTGCCGCGGTTGTGCACGCTGTACCGCGACCACCTGCTGGTGCTGGCTGCCCTCGACCTGGCCGCGACGGTCGAGGACGAGCCGGTGCTGCCGTTCACCGAGGTCGGCGCCCAACTGTCCGACATGGCCGACGCGGTGCTGGCGGCGTCGCTGCGGGCGGCCGAGGTCACCGTGTGCGGCGACCGGACGCCGCCGCGGCTGGCGGTCATCGCGATGGGCAAATGCGGTGCCCGCGAATTGAACTACGTCAGCGACGTCGACATCATCTTCGTCGCCGAGCAGGCCGACACGCTGTCCAGCCGGGTGGCCACCGAGATGATGCGGGTGGCATCGACGGCGTGCTTCCAGGTGGATGCCGGGCTGCGGCCGGAGGGTCGCAGCGGTGAGCTGGTCCGCACCGTCGAGTCGCACGTCGCCTACTACAAGCGCTGGGCGAAAACCTGGGAGTTCCAGGCGTTGCTGAAAGCCCGCGCCGCCGTTGGCGATTCCGAACTCGGCAAGCGCTATCTCGACGAGTTGATGCCGATGGTCTGGATTGCCTGCGAGCGCGAGGACTTCGTCGTCGAAGTG
This genomic interval carries:
- the glnA gene encoding type I glutamate--ammonia ligase; translated protein: MDRQKEFVLRTLEERDIRFVRLWFTDVLGYLKSVAIAPAELEGAFEEGIGFDGSSIEGFSRVSESDTVANPDPSTFQVLPWASPSGHHHSARMFCDITMPDGSPSWADPRHVLRRQLQKANDLGFSCYVHPEIEFFLLKPGPDDGTPPVPVDNAGYFDQAIHDSASNFRRHAIEALEFMGISVEFSHHEGAPGQQEIDLRFADALSMADNVMTFRYVIKEVAIENGARASFMPKPFGEHPGSAMHTHMSLFEGDVNAFHSPDDPLQLSDVGKSFIAGILEHASEISAVTNQWVNSYKRLVHGGEAPTAASWGAANRSALVRVPMYTPHKTSSRRIEVRSPDSACNPYLAFAVLLAAGLRGVEKGYVLGPQAEDNVWDLTPEERRTMGYRELPTSLDSALHAMEASELVAETLGEHVFDFFLRNKRTEWANYRSHVTPYELSTYLSL